A genomic region of Paroedura picta isolate Pp20150507F chromosome 4, Ppicta_v3.0, whole genome shotgun sequence contains the following coding sequences:
- the LKAAEAR1 gene encoding protein LKAAEAR1 — MSSTDLCVERKKQTTRFQRMSCDTTKMSPEQKRRYLAFADPSDTKVRAMLSTSLLKDQKASSEEEKLSEQKRLVGVLKAAEARSRLRNARLQYQNLRAQEIHFLISFQRSAKGAVRLEVFLPPRKNLAKLSDCMDTVQRGRIEEILADENGEIFIRRP, encoded by the exons ATGTCCAGCACAGACCTTTGTGTCGAGAGAAAAAAACAGACCACCAGATTCCAGAGGATGTCTTGCGACACGACCAAGATGTCTCCCGAGCAGAAGAGGCGCTACTTGGCGTTCGCCGACCCCAGCGACACAAAGGTGAGGGCCATGCTGTCTACGTCTCTCCTGAAGGACCAGAAGGCCTCCTCCGAGGAGGAGAAGCTATCGGAGCAGAAGAGGCTCGTCGGCGTCCTCAAAGCAGCCGAGGCCCGGAGCCGCCTCCGAAACGCGAGACTTCAGTATCAGAACCTGAGG GCACAAGAGATCCACTTCCTGATCTCCTTCCAGCGGAGTGCTAAAGGTGCCGTGAGGCTGGAGGTCTTCCTCCCACCCAGGAAGAATCTGGCTAAGTTATCCGACTGCATGGATACCGTTCAG CGGGGCCGAATTGAAGAAATCCTGGCGGATGAGAACGGGGAGATTTTTATCCGAAGGCCTTGA